One part of the Vitis riparia cultivar Riparia Gloire de Montpellier isolate 1030 chromosome 8, EGFV_Vit.rip_1.0, whole genome shotgun sequence genome encodes these proteins:
- the LOC117921186 gene encoding aladin isoform X1, which yields MRSFPQPGSVTVCEINRNLITALNLSDDGAKDAYGKQLGMVFSPVPFQWDQLLALSPEHGAEQPPQVTGESVAPRRKDLSTALQRIVNDSLKRFFHPNDVNCLPEVDLQGVSWHRHKHILAFISGPNQVIVRDYEDSEGKEPCILTHESQRDVKLIEWRPNGGKTLSVACKGGICMWAASYPGNAAIARSGVAPFFGTVARGSGIRWTVVDFLQSQNDEQISALSWSPNGRYLASASYESSSFTIWDVAKGLGTPIRRGLGGISILKWSPTGDYFLSAKFDGTFYLWETNTWTSEPWSSTSGFVTGATWDPDGHMVLIAFSKSSTLGSVHFASKPPSLDAHLLPVDLPEIMSLTGSQGIEKIAWDATGERLALSYKGGDELYKGLIAIYDVRRNPLISASLIGFIRGPGENPKPLAFSFHDKFKQGPLLSVCWSSGFCCTYPLIFRSHALS from the exons ATGCGATCGTTTCCTCAGCCGGGTTCAGTCACCGTCTGCGAAATTAACAGGAATTTGA TTACCGCCCTGAACCTTTCTGATGATGGAGCGAAGGACGCATATGGAAAACAACTT GGAATGGTATTCAGTCCGGTTCCTTTTCAGTGGGATCAACTGTTGGCGCTGAGTCCTGAGCATGGAGCAGAGCAACCGCCGCAAGTAACCGGGGAGAGTGTTGCTCCAAGGAGAAAGGATTTATCAACAGCATTGCAGCGGATCGTGAATGATTCACTCAAACGGTTCTTTCATCCCAATGAT GTAAACTGTTTACCAGAGGTCGATCTTCAAGGAGTAAGTTGGCACCGACATAAGCATATTTTAGCATTTATCTCTGGGCCAAATCAAGTTATAGTTCGAGATTATGAGGATTCAG AAGGGAAGGAGCCATGCATTCTAACCCATGAGTCACAAAGAGATGTTAAACTTATTGAGTGGAGGCCTAATGGCGGGAAGACACTTTCTGTAGCATGCAA GGGTGGTATTTGTATGTGGGCTGCTTCTTATCCTGGCAATGCTGCAATTGCAAGATCTGGGGTTGCCCCTTTCTTCGGAACTGTTGCTAGAGGCTCTGGAATTCGGTGGACTGTGGTAGATTTCCTACAAAGTCAAAATGATGAACAAATTAGTGCACTATCATGGAGTCCTAATGGAAG ATATTTGGCATCTGCTTCATATGAAAGCTCGTCATTCACCATATGGGATGTTGCTAAAG GGCTAGGGACACCCATTCGACGGGGATTAGGAGGCATATCAATACTGAAGTGGTCACCTACTggagattattttttatctgCCAAATT TGATGGAACATTTTATCTTTGGGAGACAAACACATGGACATCAGAACCATGGTCTTCAACTAGTGGTTTTGTCACG GGAGCAACATGGGATCCTGATGGGCATATGGTACTGATTGCTTTCTCAAAATCCTCAACATTGGGTTCTGTTCACTTTGCATCAAAGCCTCCATCATTGG ATGCACACCTGTTACCAGTTGATTTGCCAGAGATAATGTCTTTGACAGGCAG TCAAGGCATTGAGAAGATAGCTTGGGATGCTACAGGAGAGCGACTGGCTTTGTCATATAAAGGTGGGGATGAATTATACAAGGGTCTCATTGCCATATATGATGTTAGAAGGAATCCTCTGATTTCTGCATCATTAAT TGGGTTTATTAGGGGGCCTGGCGAAAATCCGAAACCTTTAGCATTTTCATTTCATGACAAGTTCAAGCAAGGTCCATTGCTTTCTGTG TGTTGGAGCAGTGGCTTTTGCTGCACCTACCCTCTCATTTTCCGCTCTCATGCTCTTTCATAA
- the LOC117920374 gene encoding 50S ribosomal protein 5 alpha, chloroplastic, with protein sequence MGVLQWSPLTSVSLSLSVSTMAITATPVSRFLVKPNDTHLKSFNGVRLHAPFTVKQRDGVIVKASSDVDGVAPDGGETPPEGEEDVVPVENLPLESKLQLKLEQKLRMKIAKKIRLRRKRLVRKRRMRKKGRWPPSKMKKNKNV encoded by the exons ATGGGTGTCCTTCAATGGAGTCCTCTAACCTCTGTATCACTATCTCTATCTGTATCAACTATGGCTATCACTGCTACCCCAG TCTCCAGGTTCCTTGTGAAACCTAATGATACGCATCTGAAATCTTTTAATGGAGTTAGGCTTCATGCTCCTTTTACTGTCAAACAAAGAGATGGAGTGATTGTTAAGGCTTCTTCCGACGTTGATGGAGTGGCTCCTGATGGTGGTGAGACTCCACCAGAGGGAGAAGAAGATGTTGTGCCAGTGGAGAATCTTCCATTGGAGTCCAAGCTACAGTTGAAGCTTGAGCAGAAGTTGAGGATGAAAATTGCGAAGAAGATTAGGCTTCGAAGAAAACGTCTTGTCCGGAAGAGACGGATGAGGAAGAAGGGCCGATGGCCACCTTCTAAGATGAAGAAGAACAAGAATGTTTGA
- the LOC117919717 gene encoding splicing factor 3B subunit 1 — protein MASIDPEIARTQEERKKMEQQLSSLTSVNYDPELYGGTNKFEDYVSSIPVNDEEENVDAMDPGLGRRLPSYTAPASLLKEMPRGGVEEDDMGFKKPQRIIDREDDYRRRRLNRVISPDRHDAFASGDKTPDVSVRTYADVMREEALKREKEETLKAIAKKKKEEEEAKEQEKETGGGAVQQPTQKRRNRWDQSQDDGSAKKAKTGSDWDLPDSTPGIGRWDATPTPGRVADATPSISRRNRWDETPTPGRLADADATPAAGGATPGATPAGMTWDATPKLAGLATPTPKRQRSRWDETPATMGSATPMAGATPAAAYTPGVTPVGGVELATPTPSAINLRGAITPEQYNLLRWEKDIEERNRPLTDEELDAMFPQEGYKILDPPPSYVPIRTPARKLLATPTPLGTPLYSIPEENRGQQFDVPKEAPGGLPFMKPEDYQYFGALLNDEDEEELSPEEQKERKIMKLLLKVKNGTPPQRKTALRQLTDKAREFGAGPLFNRILPLLMQPTLEDQERHLLVKVIDRVLYKLDELVRPFVHKILVVIEPLLIDEDYYARVEGREIISNLSKAAGLATMIAAMRPDIDNIDEYVRNTTARAFSVVASALGIPALLPFLKAVCQSKKSWQARHTGIKIVQQIAILIGCAVLPHLRSLVEIIEHGLNDENQKVRTITALSLAALAEAAAPYGIESFDSVLKPLWKGIRSHRGKVLAAFLKAIGFIIPLMDAIYASYYTKEVVFILIREFQSPDEEMKKIVLKVVKQCVSTEGVEADYIRNDILPEFFRNFWVRRMALDRRNYRQLVDTTVEIANKVGVADIVGRIVEDLKDESEPYRRMVMETIEKVVANLGASDIDARLEELLIDGILYAFQEQTSDDANVMLNGFGAVVNALGQRVKPYLPQICGTIKWRLNNKSAKVRQQAADLISRIAVVMKQCHEEQLMGHLGVVLYEYLGEEYPEVLGSILGALKAIVNVIGMTKMTPPIKDLLPRLTPILKNRHEKVQENCIDLVGRIADRGAEFVPAREWMRICFELLEMLKAHKKGIRRATVNTFGYIAKAIGPQDVLATLLNNLKVQERQNRVCTTVAIAIVAETCSPFTVLPALMNEYRVPELNVQNGVLKSLSFLFEYIGEMGKDYIYAVTPLLEDALMDRDLVHRQTAASAVKHMALGVAGLGCEDALVHLMNYVWPNIFETSPHVINAVMEAIEGMRVALGAAVVLNYCLQGLFHPARKVREVYWKIYNSLYIGAQDALVAAYPLLDDEQNNIYSRPELVMFI, from the coding sequence ATGGCGTCTATAGATCCGGAGATAGCGAGGACACAGGAAGAGAGGAAGAAGATGGAGCAACAGCTCTCGTCCCTCACATCCGTTAATTATGATCCTGAGCTCTACGGCGGGACCAATAAATTTGAAGACTACGTGAGTTCCATCCCTGTGAACGATGAGGAAGAGAATGTGGACGCCATGGATCCTGGATTGGGGAGGAGGCTGCCGTCTTATACTGCTCCGGCGTCTTTGCTGAAGGAGATGCCCAGAGGCGGTGTGGAGGAAGACGACATGGGCTTTAAGAAGCCGCAGAGAATTATCGATCGCGAGGATGATTATAGGAGGAGGAGGTTGAATCGGGTTATATCGCCGGACCGGCATGATGCCTTTGCGTCTGGGGATAAAACTCCCGATGTGTCGGTGAGGACGTATGCGGATGTGATGAGGGAGGAGGCGTTGAAGAGGGAGAAGGAGGAGACTTTGAAGGCGATtgccaagaagaagaaggaggaagAGGAGGCGAAGGAGCAGGAGAAGGAAACTGGTGGTGGTGCTGTGCAGCAGCCGACGCAGAAGAGGAGGAACAGGTGGGACCAGTCGCAGGATGATGGAAGTGCCAAGAAGGCAAAGACAGGTTCGGATTGGGATTTGCCGGATTCAACTCCTGGGATTGGGAGGTGGGATGCGACTCCGACTCCGGGGAGGGTGGCTGATGCTACTCCCTCGATTTCTAGGAGGAATAGGTGGGATGAGACTCCAACACCTGGTCGGTTGGCTGATGCAGATGCGACCCCAGCTGCTGGTGGGGCGACCCCGGGTGCAACCCCCGCTGGGATGACTTGGGATGCCACTCCTAAGCTGGCAGGCCTTGCAACTCCCACTCCGAAGAGGCAGAGATCAAGGTGGGATGAGACTCCAGCAACTATGGGAAGTGCCACACCAATGGCTGGTGCTACACCTGCTGCTGCATACACGCCTGGTGTGACTCCTGTTGGTGGGGTTGAACTTGCCACGCCAACACCATCAGCAATTAATTTACGTGGTGCAATTACTCCGGAACAGTATAACTTGCTGAGGTGGGAGAAAGACATTGAAGAGAGGAATAGACCATTGACTGATGAAGAGCTTGATGCGATGTTTCCACAAGAGGGTTACAAGATTTTGGATCCACCACCATCCTATGTTCCTATTAGAACACCTGCAAGAAAGCTTCTTGCAACCCCAACTCCTTTGGGGACCCCATTGTATTCAATTCCAGAAGAGAATCGTGGGCAGCAATTTGATGTTCCAAAGGAAGCACCTGGTGGGTTGCCCTTCATGAAGCCAGAGGATTATCAGTATTTTGGGGCATTATTGAATGATGAAGATGAGGAAGAGTTGTCTCCTGAAGAACAGAAAGAGCGAAAGATCATGAAGCTTTTACTTAAGGTGAAGAATGGGACACCTCCACAGAGGAAGACAGCTTTGAGACAGCTCACTGATAAAGCTAGAGAGTTTGGTGCAGGACCTTTGTTCAACAGAATTTTGCCATTGCTCATGCAACCCACATTGGAAGATCAAGAGAGACACCTTCTGGTTAAGGTCATTGATAGGGTGCTTTATAAGTTGGATGAATTGGTTCGACCTTTCGTGCACAAGATACTTGTGGTGATTGAACCTCTTTTGATTGATGAAGATTACTATGCACGTGTGGAGGGTAGAGAAATTATATCCAATCTCAGCAAAGCGGCTGGATTGGCCACTATGATTGCTGCAATGCGTCCAGATATTGATAACATCGATGAATATGTGAGGAACACAACTGCCAGAGCTTTTAGTGTAGTTGCTTCTGCATTAGGGATTCCTGCTCTCTTGCCATTCCTGAAAGCTGTGTGTCAGAGTAAGAAATCATGGCAAGCTCGGCACACTGGAATCAAAATCGTGCAGCAGATTGCTATTTTAATTGGTTGTGCTGTTCTTCCACACCTGAGGTCTCTTGTCGAAATCATTGAGCATGGGCTCAATGATGAGAATCAAAAGGTGAGAACTATTACTGCTCTGTCATTGGCTGCTCTAGCTGAGGCTGCTGCCCCATATGGTATTGAGAGCTTTGATTCAGTCTTGAAGCCATTGTGGAAGGGTATCAGGTCACACCGAGGGAAGGTGTTGGCTGCATTCTTGAAAGCAATTGGTTTTATCATTCCCCTCATGGATGCAATATATGCCAGTTACTATACCAAGGAAGTGGTGTTTATCTTGATTCGTGAATTCCAGTCACCTgatgaagaaatgaagaaaattgtgCTGAAAGTGGTGAAGCAGTGTGTGAGTACAGAAGGGGTAGAGGCTGACTATATCCGAAATGATATTCTTCCTGAGTTCTTCAGAAATTTCTGGGTGAGAAGGATGGCATTGGATAGGAGAAATTATAGGCAGCTTGTGGACACAACTGTAGAAATTGCAAACAAGGTTGGGGTTGCTGACATAGTAGGAAGAATAGTTGAGGATCTTAAAGATGAGAGTGAACCATATAGGAGAATGGTTATGGAAACTATTGAGAAGGTGGTTGCTAACTTGGGTGCATCGGACATTGATGCTCGCTTAGAAGAGCTTCTGATTGATGGAATTCTATATGCCTTCCAAGAGCAGACCAGCGATGATGCCAATGTGATGCTTAATGGGTTTGGTGCAGTTGTCAATGCCCTTGGGCAAAGAGTGAAACCCTATCTTCCTCAGATTTGTGGGACCATAAAATGGCGACTCAATAACAAGAGTGCAAAAGTGAGACAGCAAGCGGCAGATCTTATTTCAAGGATTGCTGTTGTCATGAAGCAGTGCCACGAGGAACAATTAATGGGTCATCTTGGGGTTGTATTGTATGAGTACTTGGGAGAAGAGTACCCAGAAGTTCTGGGATCAATACTGGGAGCTCTCAAGGCAATTGTCAATGTCATTGGTATGACAAAAATGACTCCTCCAATAAAGGATTTGCTTCCTCGATTAACCCCCATATTGAAGAACAGGCATGAGAAAGTCCAGGAGAACTGTATTGACCTTGTTGGTCGAATTGCTGATCGTGGGGCTGAGTTTGTCCCTGCAAGGGAGTGGATGAGGATTTGTTTTGAACTTCTTGAGATGCTTAAAGCCCACAAGAAGGGTATTCGGCGAGCTACTGTGAATACTTTTGGGTACATTGCCAAGGCCATTGGGCCACAGGATGTCTTGGCAACCTTGTTGAACAATCTGAAGGTCCAGGAGCGTCAAAATCGTGTTTGCACAACTGTTGCTATTGCAATAGTTGCAGAAACCTGTTCTCCTTTTACAGTTCTGCCTGCCCTGATGAATGAGTATCGTGTTCCAGAGCTTAATGTGCAGAATGGTGTTTTGAAATCCCTCTCTTTTCTATTCGAGTACATTGGTGAAATGGGAAAAGACTATATCTATGCGGTGACTCCATTACTTGAGGATGCCCTTATGGACAGAGATCTGGTTCACAGGCAGACTGCAGCTTCTGCTGTCAAGCATATGGCCTTGGGGGTTGCTGGGTTAGGTTGCGAGGATGCTTTAGTCCACTTGATGAATTATGTATGGCCAAACATTTTTGAGACTTCGCCCCATGTCATAAATGCTGTTATGGAAGCCATTGAAGGGATGAGGGTAGCCTTGGGTGCTGCTGTTGTACTAAACTACTGTCTACAGGGGCTGTTCCATCCTGCGAGGAAAGTTAGGGAAGTGTACTGGAAGATTTATAATTCCTTGTATATTGGAGCTCAAGATGCACTTGTGGCAGCCTATCCTTTGCTGGATGATGAACAGAACAACATATATAGTAGGCCTGAACTGGTGATGTTCATATAA
- the LOC117921186 gene encoding aladin isoform X2: MRSFPQPGSVTVCEINRNLITALNLSDDGAKDAYGKQLGMVFSPVPFQWDQLLALSPEHGAEQPPQVTGESVAPRRKDLSTALQRIVNDSLKRFFHPNDVNCLPEVDLQGVSWHRHKHILAFISGPNQVIVRDYEDSGKEPCILTHESQRDVKLIEWRPNGGKTLSVACKGGICMWAASYPGNAAIARSGVAPFFGTVARGSGIRWTVVDFLQSQNDEQISALSWSPNGRYLASASYESSSFTIWDVAKGLGTPIRRGLGGISILKWSPTGDYFLSAKFDGTFYLWETNTWTSEPWSSTSGFVTGATWDPDGHMVLIAFSKSSTLGSVHFASKPPSLDAHLLPVDLPEIMSLTGSQGIEKIAWDATGERLALSYKGGDELYKGLIAIYDVRRNPLISASLIGFIRGPGENPKPLAFSFHDKFKQGPLLSVCWSSGFCCTYPLIFRSHALS, encoded by the exons ATGCGATCGTTTCCTCAGCCGGGTTCAGTCACCGTCTGCGAAATTAACAGGAATTTGA TTACCGCCCTGAACCTTTCTGATGATGGAGCGAAGGACGCATATGGAAAACAACTT GGAATGGTATTCAGTCCGGTTCCTTTTCAGTGGGATCAACTGTTGGCGCTGAGTCCTGAGCATGGAGCAGAGCAACCGCCGCAAGTAACCGGGGAGAGTGTTGCTCCAAGGAGAAAGGATTTATCAACAGCATTGCAGCGGATCGTGAATGATTCACTCAAACGGTTCTTTCATCCCAATGAT GTAAACTGTTTACCAGAGGTCGATCTTCAAGGAGTAAGTTGGCACCGACATAAGCATATTTTAGCATTTATCTCTGGGCCAAATCAAGTTATAGTTCGAGATTATGAGGATTCAG GGAAGGAGCCATGCATTCTAACCCATGAGTCACAAAGAGATGTTAAACTTATTGAGTGGAGGCCTAATGGCGGGAAGACACTTTCTGTAGCATGCAA GGGTGGTATTTGTATGTGGGCTGCTTCTTATCCTGGCAATGCTGCAATTGCAAGATCTGGGGTTGCCCCTTTCTTCGGAACTGTTGCTAGAGGCTCTGGAATTCGGTGGACTGTGGTAGATTTCCTACAAAGTCAAAATGATGAACAAATTAGTGCACTATCATGGAGTCCTAATGGAAG ATATTTGGCATCTGCTTCATATGAAAGCTCGTCATTCACCATATGGGATGTTGCTAAAG GGCTAGGGACACCCATTCGACGGGGATTAGGAGGCATATCAATACTGAAGTGGTCACCTACTggagattattttttatctgCCAAATT TGATGGAACATTTTATCTTTGGGAGACAAACACATGGACATCAGAACCATGGTCTTCAACTAGTGGTTTTGTCACG GGAGCAACATGGGATCCTGATGGGCATATGGTACTGATTGCTTTCTCAAAATCCTCAACATTGGGTTCTGTTCACTTTGCATCAAAGCCTCCATCATTGG ATGCACACCTGTTACCAGTTGATTTGCCAGAGATAATGTCTTTGACAGGCAG TCAAGGCATTGAGAAGATAGCTTGGGATGCTACAGGAGAGCGACTGGCTTTGTCATATAAAGGTGGGGATGAATTATACAAGGGTCTCATTGCCATATATGATGTTAGAAGGAATCCTCTGATTTCTGCATCATTAAT TGGGTTTATTAGGGGGCCTGGCGAAAATCCGAAACCTTTAGCATTTTCATTTCATGACAAGTTCAAGCAAGGTCCATTGCTTTCTGTG TGTTGGAGCAGTGGCTTTTGCTGCACCTACCCTCTCATTTTCCGCTCTCATGCTCTTTCATAA